A portion of the Stegostoma tigrinum isolate sSteTig4 chromosome 44, sSteTig4.hap1, whole genome shotgun sequence genome contains these proteins:
- the LOC132206879 gene encoding histone H1-like: protein MSDSTAAETAPPASASTKPKSPKKKKAAASRKKPAGPGLGERIVKIVGENSDRKGTSLVAIKKALQRSGVNVEKQNAQIRMAAKRCLAKGSLVLVKGQGVSGSFKLAKNPVKAKVGKRARPAAAAKKAAVKKTTSKKVAAKKSPAKKATGKKAGGKKAATPKKAAKKAAPKKKTPVKKVIKTKSPKAAKPAPKSRKPKAKPKAKVTKKAAKK from the coding sequence ATGAGCGACAGTACAGCCGCCGAAACGGCTCCTCCAGCCTCCGCTAGCACCAAACCCAAGTCTCCCAAGAAGAAGAAGGCGGCGGCTTCCAGGAAGAAACCAGCCGGTCCCGGGTTGGGCGAGCGGATTGTGAAGATTGTCGGGGAGAACAGCGATCGGAAGGGGACGTCTCTGGTCGCTATAAAGAAGGCGCTGCAGAGAAGCGGGGTCAATGTGGAGAAGCAAAATGCACAGATCAGGATGGCTGCCAAGAGGTGCCTGGCGAAAGGCTCCCTGGTTCTGGTGAAGGGCCAGGGCGTCTCCGGCTCCTTCAAACTCGCAAAGAATCCAGTCAAGGCAAAAGTGGGAAAGAGGGCGAGACCAGCAGCAGCCGCCAAGAAAGCAGCCGTGAAGAAAACAACGAGCAAGAAGGTGGCAGCGAAAAAATCCCCAGCCAAGAAAGCAACAGGCAAGAAAGCGGGCGGCAAGAAGGCAGCAACGCCAAAGAAAGCGGCGAAGAAAGCAGCGCCGAAGAAAAAGACTCCCGTGAAGAAGGTGATAAAGACCAAGAGCCCCAAGGCCGCAAAGCCGGCCCCGAAATCGAGGAAACCGAAG